A window of Ipomoea triloba cultivar NCNSP0323 chromosome 2, ASM357664v1 contains these coding sequences:
- the LOC116008304 gene encoding acyl-protein thioesterase 2-like, producing MSYMNSSAGSGSRTARRTFEFGRTYVVRPRGKHQATIVWLHGLGDNGSSWSQLLEGLPLPNIKWICPTAPTRPVAILGGFPCTAWFDVGELSDDGPEDFEGLDASAAHIANLLSAEPADVKLGIGGFSMGAAASLYSATCFAQGKFGNGNPYRVNLKTVVGLSGWLPGSRYVSNKIGGSHEATRRAASLPILLCHGTGDEVVPYRYGERSTHVLSSAGFRNLSLKTYEGLGHYTVPREMEEVRHWLSARLGLEGSR from the exons ATGAGCTATATGAACTCTTCTGCAGGTTCTG GAAGTAGAACTGCTAGAAGGACTTTTGAGTTTGGAAGAACATATGTGGTGAGGCCTAGAGGAAAACACCAGGCTACCATAGTTTGGCTGCATGGCCTTGGGGACAATGGTTCCAG TTGGTCTCAGCTCTTAGAAGGCCTCCCTCTTCCAAAT ATAAAATGGATATGTCCCACGGCCCCTACGCGTCCAGTGGCTATACTTGGTGGATTTCCTTGCACTGCTT GGTTTGATGTTGGAGAGCTATCAGATGATGGCCCAGAAGATTTTGAAGGCTTAGATGCATCAGCTGCACACATAGCAAACTTACTGTCAGCTGAGCCAGCAGATG TTAAACTTGGTATTGGAGGCTTCAGCATGGGTGCCGCCGCTTCACTCTACTCTGCCACCTGCTTTGCCCAGGGAAAATTTGGAAACGGCAATCCTTATCGCGTTAACTTGAAGACAGTTGTTGGTCTTAGTGGGTGGCTTCCTGGTTCAAG GTATGTGAGCAATAAGATTGGAGGATCACATGAGGCGACTCGACGCGCTGCATCCTTGCCCATTCTGCTCTGCCATGGGACAG GAGATGAAGTGGTTCCTTACAGGTATGGAGAGAGGTCTACCCATGTCTTGAGCTCAGCTGGATTCCGGAACCTTTCACTTAAAACATATGAAGG GCTTGGTCATTACACGGTGCCAAGGGAGATGGAGGAGGTCCGCCATTGGTTGAGTGCGAGGCTTGGGCTTGAAGGTTCACGATAA